One window of Corynebacterium doosanense CAU 212 = DSM 45436 genomic DNA carries:
- the pyrH gene encoding UMP kinase, which translates to MLKLGGEMFGGGKVGIDPDVVENVAEQIAEVARTGAEIAVVIGGGNFFRGAELQQRGMDRARSDYMGMLGTVMNSLALQDFLQQKGVDCRVQTSINMAQVAEPYLPLRADRHLEKGRVVIFGAGMGMPYFSTDTTAAQRALEIGCDVLFLAKGVDGVYDSDPRVNPEAQLFTEITPREVIEKGLKVADATAFSLCMDNDMPILVFNLLTHGNIARAVAGEQIGTLVRS; encoded by the coding sequence ATGTTGAAACTGGGCGGTGAGATGTTCGGCGGAGGCAAGGTCGGCATCGATCCCGACGTGGTGGAGAACGTCGCGGAGCAGATCGCCGAGGTCGCCCGCACCGGCGCCGAGATTGCCGTGGTCATCGGTGGAGGAAACTTCTTCCGCGGGGCCGAGCTGCAGCAGCGTGGCATGGACCGCGCCCGCTCGGACTACATGGGCATGCTCGGCACGGTGATGAACTCCCTCGCGCTGCAGGACTTCCTCCAGCAGAAGGGTGTCGACTGCCGCGTCCAGACCTCCATCAACATGGCCCAGGTCGCGGAGCCATACCTGCCGCTGCGCGCCGACCGCCACCTGGAAAAGGGGCGCGTGGTCATCTTCGGCGCCGGCATGGGCATGCCGTACTTCTCCACCGACACCACCGCGGCGCAGCGCGCACTGGAGATCGGCTGTGACGTGCTCTTCCTGGCCAAGGGAGTCGACGGCGTCTACGACTCCGACCCGCGGGTCAACCCCGAGGCCCAGCTGTTCACCGAGATCACGCCCCGCGAGGTCATCGAGAAGGGCCTCAAGGTCGCCGACGCCACCGCGTTCAGCCTGTGCATGGACAACGACATGCCCATCCTCGTCTTCAACCTGCTCACCCACGGCAACATCGCCCGCGCCGTGGCCGGCGAACAGATCGGCACCCTGGTGAGGTCGTAG
- the tsf gene encoding translation elongation factor Ts translates to MANYTAADVKKLREATGSGMMDCKKALEETNGDFDKAIEILRIQGAKDVGKRADRNALEGLVTVSGNTIVEINSETDFVAKNDEFKNFAAKIAEAAAAAKANSAEELAAVDVDGKPASQATEELSAKIGEKLELRRAATLEGENVESYLHQRSADLPPAVGVLVAYTGSGEAAAKGAHDVALQIAALKAQYLTRESVPAEVVEKERSIAEQITREEGKPEKAIPKIVEGRLNGFYKDSVLLEQASVSDNKKTVKQVADEAGIEITDFIRYEVGQQ, encoded by the coding sequence ATGGCGAACTACACCGCTGCAGACGTGAAGAAACTGCGTGAAGCCACCGGCTCCGGCATGATGGACTGCAAGAAGGCGCTCGAAGAGACCAACGGCGACTTTGACAAGGCCATCGAGATCCTGCGCATCCAGGGTGCCAAGGATGTCGGCAAGCGCGCCGACCGCAACGCCCTTGAGGGCCTTGTGACCGTCTCGGGCAACACCATCGTCGAGATCAACTCCGAGACCGACTTCGTGGCCAAGAACGACGAGTTCAAGAACTTCGCCGCGAAGATCGCCGAGGCAGCCGCTGCCGCCAAGGCCAACTCCGCCGAGGAGCTCGCAGCAGTCGACGTCGACGGCAAGCCCGCCTCGCAGGCCACCGAGGAGCTCTCCGCCAAGATCGGCGAGAAGCTCGAGTTGCGTCGCGCGGCCACCCTGGAGGGTGAGAACGTCGAGTCCTACCTCCACCAGCGTTCCGCTGACCTTCCCCCGGCCGTGGGCGTGCTCGTCGCGTACACCGGCTCCGGTGAGGCCGCTGCCAAGGGCGCACACGATGTCGCCCTGCAGATCGCCGCTCTCAAGGCCCAGTACCTGACCCGCGAGTCGGTCCCGGCCGAGGTCGTCGAGAAGGAGCGCTCCATCGCCGAGCAGATCACCCGCGAAGAGGGCAAGCCCGAGAAGGCCATCCCCAAAATCGTCGAGGGTCGCCTGAACGGCTTCTACAAGGATTCCGTCCTGCTCGAGCAGGCCTCGGTCTCCGACAACAAGAAGACCGTCAAGCAGGTCGCCGACGAAGCCGGTATCGAGATCACCGACTTCATCCGCTACGAGGTCGGCCAGCAGTAG
- the rpsB gene encoding 30S ribosomal protein S2, producing MAVVTMRELLDAGVHFGHQTRRWNPKMRRFIFTDRNGIYIIDLQQTLTFIDEAYQFVKETVAHGGTVLFVGTKKQAQEAVQEEAERVGMPFVNHRWLGGMLTNFQTVSKRLHRLKELRAMEEAEEGYKGRGKKEILMLTRERNKLERVLGGISDMSKTPSAMWVIDTNKEHIAVAEAHKLNIPVVAILDTNCDPDVVDFPIPGNDDAMRSNRVLTRVIAEAVIEGKRSREERQLAAARESAGDDQEKISADAEAAAAAAAGEAETAAATAEAAAPAAETPAAEAAPAEQGSGSAE from the coding sequence ATGGCAGTTGTGACCATGCGCGAGCTCCTCGACGCTGGTGTCCACTTCGGACACCAGACCCGTCGCTGGAACCCGAAAATGCGCCGCTTCATCTTCACCGACCGTAACGGCATCTACATCATCGACCTTCAGCAGACGCTGACCTTCATTGACGAGGCCTACCAGTTCGTCAAGGAGACCGTCGCCCACGGCGGCACCGTCCTGTTCGTCGGCACCAAGAAGCAGGCTCAGGAAGCCGTGCAGGAGGAAGCCGAGCGCGTCGGAATGCCGTTCGTCAACCACCGCTGGCTCGGTGGCATGCTCACCAACTTCCAGACCGTCTCCAAGCGCCTGCACCGCCTCAAGGAACTCCGCGCGATGGAGGAAGCCGAAGAAGGCTACAAGGGCCGCGGCAAGAAGGAAATCCTCATGCTCACGCGTGAGCGCAACAAGCTCGAGCGTGTGCTCGGCGGCATCTCCGACATGTCGAAGACCCCTTCCGCAATGTGGGTCATCGACACCAACAAGGAGCACATCGCCGTCGCTGAGGCGCACAAGCTGAACATCCCGGTCGTCGCGATCCTGGACACCAACTGCGACCCTGACGTCGTCGACTTCCCCATCCCGGGCAACGACGACGCCATGCGTTCCAACCGCGTGCTCACCCGCGTCATCGCCGAGGCCGTCATCGAGGGCAAGCGCTCCCGCGAAGAGCGTCAGCTCGCCGCGGCACGCGAGTCCGCCGGTGACGACCAGGAGAAGATCAGCGCCGACGCTGAGGCAGCCGCTGCTGCCGCCGCCGGCGAGGCTGAGACCGCCGCCGCCACTGCAGAGGCTGCAGCTCCCGCCGCGGAGACCCCTGCAGCAGAGGCCGCTCCCGCAGAGCAGGGCTCCGGCTCGGCCGAATAA
- a CDS encoding M23 family metallopeptidase, producing MKRLLAVVLACVSTLPPPLALAYVSPATGAASVGRVLVPAAIPERNWQPGHRGVDLALATGSEVRAASTGHVAFAGNVAGTPSVSVEHPDGIRTTYTPVFARVREGDEVTEGQVIGTLAPPGPGHAGLHWGALSGRDVYLNPLTLLDAPVIRLKPVDAPGRTRP from the coding sequence ATGAAAAGACTCCTCGCCGTCGTCCTGGCATGCGTATCGACGCTCCCCCCACCCCTCGCCCTCGCCTACGTCTCCCCTGCCACGGGGGCCGCCTCGGTCGGCCGGGTCCTCGTGCCGGCTGCTATTCCGGAACGCAACTGGCAACCCGGGCACCGCGGGGTCGATCTCGCGCTGGCCACCGGCAGTGAGGTGCGCGCGGCGTCCACCGGCCACGTCGCCTTCGCCGGCAATGTCGCGGGAACCCCCTCGGTGTCTGTCGAGCACCCGGACGGTATCCGCACCACGTACACCCCGGTCTTCGCCCGGGTCCGGGAGGGTGACGAGGTCACGGAGGGGCAGGTCATCGGCACGCTCGCCCCGCCAGGCCCGGGTCACGCGGGCCTGCACTGGGGAGCGCTGAGCGGGCGGGACGTCTACCTCAACCCGCTCACCCTGCTGGACGCGCCGGTGATCCGGCTCAAGCCCGTGGATGCGCCCGGGAGAACACGTCCTTGA
- a CDS encoding tyrosine recombinase XerC, whose product MSTIQAERPSQLGEAIEDFAEHQRLVRGRSEATVRSYRSDLLDLARNVRTFDELTLNALRTWLAAAVTEGKSRATLARRTASARAFTSWAVRAGYLESDVAARLASPKINRPLPDVLSDRQADHLVTEPAQSDDSPESVRDVAMLELLYASGMRVAELCGLDTTDVDLARRTTRVTGKGNKQRTVPFGESAAAAIREWIDHARPELDHGDGGSALFLGSRGGRINPRQVRRVVEKSAAASGAGHVSPHDLRHSAATHMLEGGADLRVVQELLGHSSLQTTQIYTHVSAQRLKDVFSRAHPRA is encoded by the coding sequence ATGAGCACCATTCAGGCTGAGCGACCGAGCCAACTCGGCGAGGCCATCGAGGACTTCGCTGAGCACCAGCGTTTGGTCAGGGGCCGCTCCGAGGCGACTGTGCGCTCCTACCGCTCGGACCTGCTCGACCTGGCCCGGAACGTGCGCACCTTCGACGAACTGACCCTCAATGCCCTGCGCACCTGGCTGGCCGCCGCCGTCACCGAGGGCAAGTCCCGCGCCACCCTCGCCCGGCGCACGGCGTCCGCCCGTGCCTTCACGTCCTGGGCCGTGCGCGCCGGGTACCTGGAGTCCGACGTGGCCGCCCGCCTGGCCAGCCCGAAGATCAACCGGCCCCTGCCCGACGTGCTCTCCGACAGGCAGGCCGACCATCTGGTGACCGAACCCGCCCAGTCCGACGACTCGCCCGAGTCGGTCCGCGACGTCGCGATGCTCGAGCTGCTCTACGCCAGCGGCATGCGGGTGGCCGAGCTCTGCGGCCTGGACACCACCGACGTTGACCTCGCCCGCCGGACCACCCGGGTCACCGGCAAGGGCAACAAACAGCGCACGGTGCCCTTCGGGGAATCGGCCGCGGCGGCGATCCGGGAATGGATCGACCACGCCCGCCCGGAACTTGACCACGGAGACGGCGGGAGCGCGCTCTTCCTGGGGAGCAGGGGTGGCAGAATAAACCCGCGACAGGTGCGCAGGGTCGTCGAGAAGTCCGCCGCCGCCTCCGGAGCGGGGCACGTGAGCCCGCACGATCTCCGCCACAGCGCCGCCACCCACATGCTCGAGGGCGGGGCCGATCTACGGGTGGTCCAGGAGCTGCTCGGCCACTCCTCGCTGCAGACGACGCAGATCTACACCCACGTCTCCGCGCAGCGCCTCAAGGACGTGTTCTCCCGGGCGCATCCACGGGCTTGA
- the dprA gene encoding DNA-processing protein DprA — MNERLAWAYLSRVVEGPSRPLQALLSAGRCAEEIAHGVRTRAGWVGPLLRETEARHGWDRAAEDLETAERLGARLIARGDDEWPAEEFDSAFGFAATGISEHLRTYQSDAVAPHALWVRGHALAPLLARSVAIVGTRALSGYGKAATEQVVSELASQKWTIVSGGAVGVDAVAHRAALVTGTSTVVVAACGLDRAYPKENAELFGTIASHPKGGAIVSEYPPGTTPQRHRFLTRNRLVAALSQGTVVVEAAWRSGALNTLSWAEGLGRVSMAVPGPVTSTNSLGCHRRIRDGRAQLVTGGADIRALLEAVGAVDPDGQYELAFAPDEVQVLSRNELRIFDALPPSGEMPTEQLARAAGMTIPLCVTILVDLNRRGVVRRVGNAWERVEH, encoded by the coding sequence AACGACTCGCCTGGGCCTACCTGTCCAGGGTGGTCGAGGGGCCGTCCCGGCCGCTCCAGGCCCTGCTCTCCGCGGGCCGGTGCGCGGAAGAGATCGCCCACGGTGTGCGCACCCGCGCCGGGTGGGTCGGCCCGCTCCTGCGGGAGACCGAGGCCCGGCACGGGTGGGACCGCGCCGCGGAGGATCTGGAGACGGCCGAGCGCCTCGGCGCGCGCCTGATCGCCCGCGGGGATGACGAGTGGCCCGCGGAGGAGTTTGATTCCGCCTTCGGTTTCGCGGCCACCGGGATCAGCGAGCATCTGCGCACGTACCAGTCGGACGCCGTGGCACCCCACGCGCTGTGGGTGAGGGGTCACGCGCTGGCACCGCTCCTGGCCAGGTCGGTGGCCATCGTGGGCACCCGCGCCCTCAGCGGCTACGGGAAGGCGGCCACCGAGCAGGTCGTCTCCGAGCTTGCGTCACAAAAGTGGACGATCGTCTCCGGCGGGGCCGTCGGGGTGGACGCTGTCGCCCACCGCGCAGCCCTGGTGACGGGGACATCCACCGTGGTGGTCGCCGCGTGTGGGCTGGACCGCGCCTACCCCAAGGAGAACGCGGAACTCTTCGGCACCATCGCCTCCCACCCGAAAGGCGGGGCGATCGTCTCCGAGTATCCGCCCGGAACCACGCCCCAGCGTCATCGTTTCCTCACCCGCAACCGGCTCGTGGCCGCACTCTCGCAGGGCACCGTCGTGGTGGAGGCCGCGTGGCGCTCCGGCGCACTCAACACCCTGAGCTGGGCAGAGGGTCTGGGACGGGTGTCCATGGCAGTGCCGGGACCGGTGACCTCGACCAACTCGCTGGGGTGTCACCGGCGTATCCGGGACGGCCGCGCCCAGCTGGTCACCGGGGGCGCCGACATCCGCGCGCTGCTGGAGGCGGTGGGGGCGGTCGACCCCGACGGGCAGTACGAGCTGGCCTTCGCACCCGACGAGGTGCAGGTGTTGTCGCGCAACGAGCTCCGGATCTTTGACGCCCTGCCACCCTCGGGGGAGATGCCCACGGAGCAGCTCGCGCGTGCGGCCGGGATGACCATCCCGCTGTGCGTGACCATCCTCGTCGACCTGAACCGCAGGGGGGTGGTGCGCCGGGTCGGCAACGCCTGGGAGCGAGTCGAACACTGA